Proteins encoded within one genomic window of Streptomyces kaniharaensis:
- a CDS encoding DUF2079 domain-containing protein — protein MTTRTESAPPLVVAAPGVRKPSPALALRPARRTVLLGVLCFVVMCAIGMQGWASVALGGFDLGIFDQGVRGYAHFGLPVSSLKSYHHEFPAGFSLLGDHFSPVLALLAPLYWIWDDPRSLIVGQALLFAAGVPLIRRITAHSFAFAEPRTARRAADLAGLAYALGWPLLVASRVGFHEVAFAVPLTLLMLERGLARKYGTVVLAAVLLCCTKEDLGLMVGAYGLVLLLRTRGSQDRAGRLTGIGLLLGGPLASAVAIRWLIPGMGGEPGYYWNYGSLGPDAGGALRNLLHDPLLLVQAAFDQPLKPLLLLWLFGTMFLLPLRSATVLCAVPLLTERILSSNPNHWSIARHYDSMLWPILLTAAIEVLGRLTAEERTARRARTLGLATAGCALLVAVPMGLMQLAVPSSWQPKPSEAALVRAAALVPDGASVEADNQIAPRLTARTDVVLVDETPRGREYVLTRSDKRSFPFATDRQQADRIRLLLDHGYRQIWAEGGVVLLHREGTDPIPGEHVPGPDSTPIQDKVPSDVGHNLFRG, from the coding sequence GTGACCACTCGGACAGAATCCGCACCGCCGCTGGTAGTCGCCGCACCCGGTGTCCGGAAGCCCTCCCCGGCCCTCGCCCTCAGGCCGGCCCGGCGCACCGTGCTGCTCGGCGTCCTCTGCTTCGTCGTCATGTGCGCGATCGGCATGCAGGGCTGGGCGTCCGTGGCGCTCGGCGGCTTCGACCTCGGCATCTTCGACCAGGGCGTGCGCGGGTACGCCCACTTCGGGCTGCCCGTATCGTCCCTGAAGAGCTACCACCACGAGTTCCCGGCGGGCTTCTCCCTGCTGGGCGACCACTTCTCGCCGGTCCTGGCGCTGCTCGCGCCGCTGTACTGGATCTGGGACGACCCGCGCTCGCTGATCGTCGGCCAGGCCCTGCTCTTCGCGGCCGGCGTGCCGCTGATCCGGCGGATCACCGCCCACAGCTTCGCCTTCGCCGAGCCGAGGACCGCCCGCCGTGCCGCCGACCTGGCCGGTCTCGCCTACGCGCTCGGGTGGCCGCTGCTGGTCGCCTCCCGAGTCGGGTTCCACGAGGTCGCCTTCGCGGTACCCCTGACCCTGCTGATGCTGGAGCGCGGCCTCGCACGGAAGTACGGCACGGTGGTGCTCGCCGCCGTCCTGCTCTGCTGCACCAAGGAGGACCTCGGCCTCATGGTGGGGGCGTACGGCCTGGTGCTGCTGCTGCGGACCCGCGGTTCGCAGGATCGCGCCGGCCGCCTCACGGGCATCGGCCTGCTGCTGGGCGGCCCGCTCGCCTCGGCGGTGGCGATCAGGTGGCTGATCCCCGGGATGGGCGGCGAGCCGGGCTACTACTGGAACTACGGCTCGCTCGGCCCCGATGCCGGCGGTGCGCTTCGCAACCTGCTGCACGACCCGCTGCTGCTGGTGCAGGCGGCCTTCGACCAGCCGCTCAAGCCGCTGCTGCTGCTCTGGCTCTTCGGCACGATGTTCCTGCTGCCGCTCCGGTCGGCGACCGTGCTGTGCGCCGTCCCGCTGCTGACCGAGCGGATCCTCTCCAGCAACCCCAACCACTGGTCGATCGCCCGCCACTACGACTCCATGCTCTGGCCGATCCTGCTCACCGCCGCCATCGAGGTGCTGGGCAGGCTGACCGCCGAGGAACGGACCGCTCGGCGTGCCCGCACGCTGGGCCTGGCGACGGCGGGCTGCGCGCTGCTCGTCGCCGTGCCGATGGGGCTGATGCAGCTCGCCGTGCCGTCCTCCTGGCAGCCCAAGCCGAGCGAGGCCGCGCTGGTGCGGGCGGCCGCGCTCGTTCCCGACGGCGCGTCGGTCGAGGCGGACAACCAGATCGCGCCGCGGCTGACCGCCAGGACGGACGTGGTGCTGGTGGACGAGACGCCGCGAGGGCGCGAGTACGTGCTCACCAGGTCCGACAAGCGGTCGTTCCCGTTCGCCACGGACCGGCAGCAGGCCGACCGGATCCGGCTGCTGCTGGACCACGGGTACCGGCAGATCTGGGCCGAGGGCGGGGTGGTCCTGCTCCACCGGGAGGGCACCGACCCCATCCCCGGGGAGCACGTGCCGGGACCGGACAGCACGCCGATCCAGGACAAGGTCCCGTCCGACGTGGGTCACAACCTGTTCCGCGGCTGA
- a CDS encoding universal stress protein: MARQPDGRIVVGVDGSPLSRAAVHWAARVAGLTGGPLEAVAVWDFPSVYGEHGLVLPALDGFGPERRAAEILDETLAGCATALDVRRRLSAGAPGPALVAAAEGAALLVLGSRGRSAPPGAALGTVSQYCVHHAPCTVVIVRD, encoded by the coding sequence ATGGCCCGGCAGCCCGACGGCAGGATCGTGGTCGGCGTGGACGGCTCCCCGCTGTCCCGCGCCGCCGTCCACTGGGCGGCCCGGGTGGCCGGACTCACCGGCGGCCCGCTGGAGGCGGTGGCCGTCTGGGACTTCCCCAGCGTCTACGGCGAGCACGGCCTCGTCCTGCCCGCCCTGGACGGCTTCGGGCCCGAGCGCCGCGCCGCCGAGATCCTCGACGAGACGCTGGCCGGCTGCGCCACCGCGCTCGACGTCCGCCGCCGTCTCAGCGCCGGAGCGCCCGGCCCCGCCCTGGTGGCCGCCGCCGAGGGCGCCGCGCTCCTGGTCCTCGGCAGCCGCGGCCGCTCCGCCCCACCCGGAGCCGCCCTCGGCACCGTCAGCCAGTACTGCGTCCACCACGCTCCCTGCACCGTGGTGATCGTCCGGGACTGA
- a CDS encoding peptidase → MPNPMIRRTLRGALAAAALLPALALAAPTASAASPSPSPSASGTPAPATKAGTSFLTAVNLSPGQDANVAASTGDYLYWAFGASEGQTPTIGLTVNLAAGTDRHGPQTWTVEVFDGLRRRQACTAGTQNATGDQNTTTLSLSCTLREVRSWAEPWSGDPLPGTYYVKLAVTDAPQPDLGLAAAVQLHVGAKGNADNAQPEGGELKAPLVPPAGGGASTAKAAAPVEPEDHWYTGWFSGWNSRWYWTIGGGALAALAGVLGYNLTRHPRGHRPAGYGAAVPPQAAAPRPGPYTGSERP, encoded by the coding sequence ATGCCCAATCCGATGATCCGCCGCACCCTTCGCGGGGCCCTCGCCGCCGCGGCCCTGCTGCCCGCCCTCGCGCTGGCCGCCCCGACCGCGTCCGCCGCCTCGCCGTCCCCCTCGCCGAGCGCGAGCGGCACCCCGGCCCCGGCGACCAAGGCCGGCACCTCCTTCCTGACCGCGGTCAACCTCTCCCCCGGCCAGGACGCCAACGTCGCCGCCTCCACCGGCGACTACCTGTACTGGGCGTTCGGCGCCTCCGAGGGCCAGACCCCGACGATCGGCCTGACGGTCAACCTGGCTGCCGGCACCGACCGGCACGGCCCGCAGACCTGGACCGTCGAGGTCTTCGACGGGCTGCGCCGCCGCCAGGCCTGCACCGCCGGCACCCAGAACGCGACCGGCGACCAGAACACCACCACGCTCTCGCTGAGCTGCACCCTGCGCGAGGTCCGGTCCTGGGCCGAGCCGTGGTCCGGCGACCCGCTGCCCGGCACGTACTACGTGAAGCTCGCGGTCACCGACGCCCCGCAGCCGGACCTCGGCCTCGCCGCCGCCGTCCAGCTGCACGTCGGGGCCAAGGGCAACGCGGACAACGCCCAGCCGGAGGGCGGCGAGCTCAAGGCCCCGCTGGTCCCGCCGGCCGGCGGCGGCGCGAGCACCGCCAAGGCGGCGGCCCCGGTGGAGCCCGAGGACCACTGGTACACCGGCTGGTTCTCCGGCTGGAACAGCCGCTGGTACTGGACGATCGGCGGCGGCGCGCTGGCCGCCCTGGCGGGCGTCCTGGGCTACAACCTGACCCGCCACCCGCGCGGTCACCGCCCGGCCGGCTACGGCGCGGCGGTCCCGCCGCAGGCGGCCGCGCCCCGGCCGGGGCCGTACACGGGCTCCGAGCGCCCCTGA
- a CDS encoding VWA domain-containing protein has product MTTGRRPTTRLGSLLAAAAITGASLLLGLPAHADEPSGGSAAPKEAPKVDLVLDVSGSMRITDLQGKSRISVAQQSLGEVIDALPAETDFGIRTLGANYPGDDKTQGCQDSKQLFPVGKTNKVEAKTAIATLRPTGWTPIGLALRGAAQDLGKGEGTRRVVLITDGEDDCAPPDPCDVARELAAQGIHLVVDTLGLAHDDKTRQQLLCIANATGGTYTDVRSQDQLTNKVKQLIDRSDDTYTVNPVKTAGTDKCESAPVLAPGVYSDREKFSEHRVYKVPVKSGQELRASVSVSLDRAVARDYGVLLQATSATGQELVRGTDADNGRNDVISTGLRWSTSDSKGYVTATPTASASAKPETTVCLVVSNSLAPQPGVQADPGLPLELTVDLASASPAPEGAAMGLGRGWILLLTLTAAGLVFGLLFGWIARWRIAVWREN; this is encoded by the coding sequence GTGACTACCGGACGACGACCAACGACCAGGCTGGGCAGCCTGCTCGCCGCCGCGGCGATAACCGGCGCCTCGCTGCTCCTCGGCCTGCCCGCCCACGCCGACGAACCCTCAGGCGGCTCCGCCGCACCCAAGGAGGCCCCCAAGGTCGACCTCGTCCTGGACGTCAGCGGTTCCATGCGGATCACTGACCTTCAGGGCAAGAGCCGCATCTCGGTGGCCCAGCAGTCGCTGGGCGAGGTGATCGACGCCCTGCCCGCGGAGACCGACTTCGGCATCCGCACGCTCGGCGCGAACTACCCCGGCGACGACAAGACGCAGGGCTGCCAGGACAGCAAACAGCTCTTCCCGGTCGGCAAGACCAACAAGGTCGAGGCCAAGACCGCGATCGCCACCCTGCGCCCCACCGGCTGGACCCCGATCGGCTTGGCGCTGCGCGGCGCCGCCCAGGACCTCGGCAAGGGCGAGGGCACCCGCCGGGTCGTGCTGATCACCGACGGCGAGGACGACTGCGCCCCGCCGGACCCGTGCGACGTGGCCCGCGAACTGGCCGCCCAGGGCATCCACCTGGTCGTCGACACGCTCGGCCTGGCCCACGACGACAAGACCCGCCAGCAGCTGCTCTGCATCGCCAACGCCACCGGCGGCACCTACACCGACGTCCGCAGCCAGGACCAGCTCACCAACAAGGTGAAGCAGCTGATCGACCGCAGCGACGACACCTACACGGTCAACCCGGTCAAGACCGCCGGCACCGACAAGTGCGAGAGCGCCCCGGTCCTCGCCCCCGGCGTCTACAGCGACCGCGAGAAGTTCTCCGAGCACCGCGTCTACAAGGTCCCGGTCAAGTCCGGCCAGGAGCTGCGCGCCTCGGTCAGCGTGTCGCTGGACCGGGCGGTGGCCCGGGACTACGGCGTCCTGCTCCAGGCCACCAGCGCGACCGGCCAGGAGCTCGTGCGCGGCACCGACGCGGACAACGGCCGCAATGACGTCATCTCCACCGGCCTGCGCTGGTCCACCAGCGACTCCAAGGGGTACGTCACCGCGACGCCCACCGCCTCGGCGAGCGCCAAGCCGGAGACCACGGTCTGCCTGGTCGTCAGCAACTCGCTGGCCCCGCAGCCCGGTGTCCAGGCCGACCCCGGCCTGCCGCTGGAGCTGACCGTGGACCTCGCCTCCGCCTCGCCCGCCCCCGAGGGTGCGGCGATGGGCCTCGGCCGCGGCTGGATCCTGCTGCTCACCCTCACCGCCGCCGGTCTGGTCTTCGGCCTGCTCTTCGGCTGGATCGCCCGTTGGCGGATCGCTGTCTGGCGGGAGAACTGA
- a CDS encoding ATP-binding cassette domain-containing protein has translation MELAGVGKRYGRGGRWILRGVDLAVRPGELVRIAGANGTGKSTLLRLVAGIERPSAGRVVRRGTAAYVPERFPPALPFDASAYLLRVGRVHGLSAAEARRRAGEWLDRFGIADRAGTPLSRLSKGTCQKVAVAQALLADAPVLLLDEAWTGLDPAARAVLDEAAAERSGAGGAVLFVDHDPARLAGLTTAAYRVGTDGALRLAEEPAVAVGGALMEVEVDVPDGGPLPGRLPGAPELTALAGTAVRLTVAAAHSDALLRHLLTGRPAVRVLAVRRREEER, from the coding sequence ATGGAGCTGGCGGGCGTCGGGAAGCGGTACGGGCGCGGCGGGCGGTGGATCCTTCGCGGGGTCGATCTGGCCGTCCGGCCGGGGGAGTTGGTGCGGATCGCCGGGGCGAACGGCACCGGCAAGTCGACGCTGCTCAGGCTGGTCGCCGGGATCGAGCGGCCGAGCGCCGGGCGGGTGGTGCGGCGGGGAACTGCGGCGTACGTACCGGAACGGTTCCCGCCGGCGCTGCCGTTCGACGCCTCCGCCTATCTGCTGCGGGTCGGCCGGGTGCACGGGCTCTCGGCCGCCGAGGCGCGGCGCCGGGCCGGGGAGTGGCTGGACCGGTTCGGCATCGCGGACCGGGCGGGCACCCCGCTGAGCCGGCTGTCCAAGGGCACCTGCCAGAAGGTCGCGGTCGCACAGGCGTTGCTCGCCGACGCGCCGGTGCTGCTGCTCGACGAGGCCTGGACCGGGCTCGACCCGGCGGCCCGGGCGGTGCTGGACGAGGCCGCCGCCGAGCGGTCGGGGGCCGGCGGCGCGGTGCTGTTCGTCGACCACGACCCGGCGCGGCTGGCCGGGCTGACCACCGCCGCCTACCGGGTCGGTACGGACGGCGCGCTGCGGCTCGCGGAGGAGCCTGCCGTGGCGGTCGGCGGCGCGCTGATGGAGGTGGAGGTGGACGTCCCGGACGGCGGCCCGCTGCCGGGCCGGCTGCCCGGCGCGCCGGAGCTCACCGCGCTGGCGGGGACGGCGGTGCGCCTCACGGTGGCGGCGGCGCACTCGGACGCGCTGCTGCGCCATCTGCTGACCGGGCGTCCGGCCGTCCGGGTGCTGGCCGTCCGGCGCCGGGAGGAGGAGCGATGA
- a CDS encoding ABC transporter: protein MRQVGALARYHLELLLRGHGWLPPFLAYALMLVVGVTAGDPLLGALGYGAGALLPVSAWYVRSTLNAEPPASRACLVAAAGPFRVQLGALLAASTAGVVLAVGEVSALWWLSGTVANPKVDQPQAGPALLAGLLASVVCVLLGVLVGALCNRPVLTRAPYGIPVALALATAVLVAPGSPANAAVRGLADADRTGRVGTPWLELLLAAGLLAVTAAGSALLAGRRPE, encoded by the coding sequence ATGAGGCAGGTCGGGGCACTGGCTCGGTACCACCTGGAGCTGCTGCTGCGCGGGCACGGCTGGCTGCCGCCGTTCCTGGCGTACGCGCTAATGCTGGTGGTGGGGGTGACAGCAGGTGATCCGCTGTTGGGGGCTCTCGGCTACGGCGCGGGGGCTCTGCTGCCGGTGAGCGCCTGGTACGTCCGCAGCACGCTGAACGCCGAGCCGCCGGCCTCGCGGGCCTGCCTGGTCGCGGCGGCGGGGCCGTTCCGGGTCCAGCTGGGCGCGCTGCTGGCCGCGTCGACGGCGGGGGTGGTGCTGGCGGTGGGCGAGGTGTCGGCGCTCTGGTGGCTCAGCGGCACGGTGGCCAACCCGAAGGTGGACCAGCCGCAGGCCGGCCCGGCGCTGCTGGCCGGCCTGCTGGCCTCGGTGGTCTGCGTGCTGCTGGGGGTGCTGGTCGGGGCGCTGTGCAACCGGCCGGTGCTGACGCGGGCGCCGTACGGCATCCCCGTGGCGCTGGCGCTCGCGACGGCGGTGCTGGTGGCGCCCGGCTCGCCGGCGAACGCGGCGGTGCGCGGCCTGGCCGACGCCGACCGGACCGGCCGGGTCGGCACGCCGTGGCTCGAACTGCTGCTCGCCGCCGGGCTGCTGGCGGTGACGGCGGCCGGTTCGGCGCTGCTGGCCGGGCGGCGCCCGGAGTGA
- a CDS encoding FtsW/RodA/SpoVE family cell cycle protein gives MTRAATRPPDRPVPTRRTTELVLVLAAVLLAVFGYVEVGVDLDGTVPAGAAEYGSALGVLALLAHAVVRWRARYADPVLLPIAVLLNGIGLVVIYRLDRATSVPGAAPAQLLWSALGVALFVAVVLVVRDHRRLQRYAYLGALVALVLLVLPIFFPPVYGSRIWIVVGPLSFQPGEFAKILLAVFFAAYLAVHRDALALTGRRVWRLRLPRGRVLGPVLLIWAAFVGVLVLETDLGTSLLFFGLFVVLLYVATARTGWIAIGLVLAAAGAVTVGRLSPHVHSRVTDWLDPLGSIAAGKGANQIAQSLFAFAWGGELGTGLGNGHSALIGFAAKSDFILATIGEELGLTGLVAVFLLYALLISRGFRTGIALRDPFGRLLAIGLAAIVGLQVFVVAGGVLALIPLTGMTLPFVAQGGSSVVTNWIIVALLVRMSDIARRPAPGEA, from the coding sequence GTGACCCGAGCCGCCACCCGGCCGCCCGACCGGCCGGTGCCGACCAGGCGCACCACCGAACTCGTGCTGGTCCTGGCCGCCGTGCTGCTCGCCGTGTTCGGCTACGTCGAGGTCGGCGTCGACCTGGACGGCACGGTGCCCGCCGGCGCGGCCGAGTACGGCTCCGCGCTCGGCGTGCTCGCCCTGCTGGCGCACGCCGTCGTCCGGTGGCGGGCGCGGTACGCGGACCCGGTGCTGCTGCCGATCGCGGTGCTGCTCAACGGGATCGGGCTGGTGGTGATCTACCGGCTCGACCGGGCCACCTCGGTCCCGGGCGCGGCGCCCGCCCAGCTGCTCTGGTCCGCCCTCGGGGTGGCGCTGTTCGTCGCGGTGGTGCTGGTGGTGCGCGACCACCGGAGGCTCCAGCGCTACGCATACCTCGGGGCGCTGGTGGCGCTGGTCCTGCTGGTGCTGCCGATCTTCTTCCCGCCGGTGTACGGCTCGCGGATCTGGATCGTCGTCGGACCGCTCTCCTTCCAGCCGGGGGAGTTCGCCAAGATCCTGCTGGCAGTCTTCTTCGCCGCCTACCTGGCGGTGCACCGGGACGCGCTGGCGCTCACCGGGCGGCGGGTGTGGCGCTTGCGGCTGCCGCGCGGGCGGGTGCTCGGGCCGGTGCTGCTGATCTGGGCCGCGTTCGTCGGCGTCCTGGTCCTGGAGACGGACCTCGGCACCTCGCTGCTGTTCTTCGGCCTGTTCGTGGTGCTGCTGTACGTGGCCACCGCGCGCACCGGGTGGATCGCGATCGGGCTGGTCCTGGCGGCGGCCGGCGCGGTGACGGTGGGCCGGCTCTCGCCGCACGTGCACAGCCGGGTGACCGACTGGCTGGATCCGCTCGGCTCGATCGCGGCCGGCAAGGGTGCCAACCAGATCGCCCAGTCGCTGTTCGCCTTCGCCTGGGGCGGGGAGCTGGGCACCGGGCTGGGCAACGGACACTCGGCGCTCATCGGCTTCGCCGCCAAGTCCGACTTCATCCTCGCCACGATCGGCGAGGAGCTGGGCCTCACCGGTCTGGTCGCGGTGTTCCTGCTGTACGCGCTGCTGATCTCGCGGGGGTTCCGGACGGGCATCGCGCTGCGCGACCCGTTCGGGCGGCTGCTGGCGATCGGGCTGGCCGCGATCGTCGGCCTGCAGGTGTTCGTGGTGGCGGGCGGGGTGCTGGCGCTGATCCCGCTGACCGGGATGACCCTGCCGTTCGTCGCCCAGGGCGGCTCCTCGGTGGTCACCAACTGGATCATCGTCGCGCTGCTGGTGCGCATGAGCGACATCGCCCGCCGGCCGGCCCCCGGGGAGGCCTGA
- a CDS encoding penicillin-binding transpeptidase domain-containing protein: MARIRPRGNGPQGLPGISVTGRRAGTFCLLLIAALCVQATRVQVFEARRLDHNSANQRLTVERYSQPRGNILVGADTVTGSARTGGRYDYKRTYTDGPLYAAVTGFASQGYGNTQLEGIEDDLLTGADSRLAGWAVWDAVSRGQNPGGDVYTTLDRAAQEAAMRGLGSQKGAVAAIEPATGRILALASTPSYDPGSFAGSSSADQTAWNRLQSDADQPMLNRALRQTYPPGSTFKVVTAAAALASGVVTDVDAPTAAPYPYVLPGTTTPLVNDTTACDRPGLSLDTAMVSSCNSVLGYLGVQTGQDGVVAMAEGFGFNDARLDMPVRPARSNVDTTMDQSQVALSSIGQFDTAATPLVMAMVAAGIANNGTVMRPQLVDKLTRSDDTVVRRMKPAIYRQAITPEVAGQVQRLMTDVVDNGTGRGARIGGAVVGGKTGTAQHGVDNSGTPYAWFISWAKPAGSDAVPPVAVAVVIADSDATDVTGGALAAPIARSVMQAVLGR; the protein is encoded by the coding sequence ATGGCGCGCATCCGTCCCCGCGGGAACGGGCCGCAGGGGCTGCCGGGCATCTCCGTCACCGGCCGCCGGGCCGGCACCTTCTGCCTGCTGCTGATCGCGGCGCTGTGCGTCCAGGCCACCCGGGTGCAGGTGTTCGAGGCCAGGCGGCTCGACCACAACTCCGCCAACCAGCGGCTCACCGTCGAGCGGTACTCGCAGCCGCGCGGGAACATCCTGGTCGGCGCGGATACCGTCACCGGCTCGGCTCGCACCGGCGGCCGGTACGACTACAAGCGCACCTACACCGACGGCCCGCTGTACGCGGCCGTCACCGGCTTCGCCTCGCAGGGGTACGGCAACACCCAGCTGGAGGGGATCGAGGACGACCTGCTGACCGGCGCCGACAGCCGGCTGGCGGGCTGGGCGGTCTGGGACGCCGTCAGCCGCGGGCAGAACCCCGGCGGGGACGTCTACACCACCCTCGACCGGGCCGCCCAGGAGGCCGCGATGCGCGGGCTCGGCAGCCAGAAGGGCGCGGTCGCCGCGATCGAGCCGGCCACCGGACGGATCCTGGCCCTGGCGAGCACCCCGTCGTACGACCCGGGGAGCTTCGCCGGCTCCTCGTCGGCCGACCAGACGGCCTGGAACCGGCTACAGAGCGACGCCGACCAGCCGATGCTCAACCGGGCGCTGCGGCAGACCTACCCGCCCGGCTCGACCTTCAAGGTGGTGACGGCCGCCGCCGCACTGGCCAGCGGGGTGGTCACCGACGTCGACGCGCCGACCGCGGCGCCCTACCCGTACGTCCTGCCGGGCACGACGACGCCGCTGGTCAACGACACCACGGCCTGCGACCGGCCCGGGCTGTCGCTGGACACCGCGATGGTCTCCAGCTGCAACAGCGTTCTCGGCTACCTCGGGGTGCAGACCGGGCAGGACGGGGTGGTGGCGATGGCCGAGGGCTTCGGCTTCAACGACGCCAGGCTCGACATGCCGGTGCGGCCGGCCCGGTCCAACGTCGACACGACGATGGACCAGTCGCAGGTGGCGCTCTCCTCGATCGGGCAGTTCGACACCGCGGCCACCCCGCTGGTGATGGCGATGGTCGCGGCCGGGATCGCCAACAACGGCACGGTGATGCGTCCACAGCTTGTGGACAAGCTGACGAGGAGCGACGACACCGTCGTCCGGCGCATGAAACCGGCCATTTACCGGCAGGCGATCACGCCGGAGGTGGCCGGGCAGGTGCAGCGGCTGATGACCGACGTGGTGGACAACGGCACAGGCCGAGGCGCCCGGATCGGCGGCGCGGTGGTCGGCGGGAAGACCGGCACCGCCCAGCACGGGGTGGACAACAGCGGCACGCCGTACGCCTGGTTCATCTCCTGGGCGAAGCCGGCCGGCTCGGACGCGGTGCCGCCGGTCGCGGTGGCCGTCGTGATCGCGGACAGCGACGCCACGGACGTCACCGGTGGCGCCCTGGCGGCGCCGATCGCCCGCTCGGTGATGCAGGCGGTGCTCGGGCGGTGA